The region TCCAAGAGTAAAATTTCCGGGTCAGAGAAGAGCGCCTGGGCCAGTAGCACCCGTAATTTCCAACCAGGAGCCACTTCACTCATGGAACCGGTATGCAGTTCAATCGGAATACCAACCCCCAACAACAACTCACCAGCGCGTGATTCAGCGGTGTAACCATCCATCTCCGCAAACTCCACTTCAAGGTGGGCAACCTTGATACCATCAGCTTCCGACATATCCGGCAATGAGTAGATGCGATCACGTTCCTTCTTCACTTCCCATAGCTCTTCATGCCCCATAATCACCGTATCGAGCACACTGCACTCCTCATAGGCAAACTGATCTTGGCGTAGCTTACCCAGGCGCTCATCGGGCCCTTTAGAGACATTGCCCTCGGAAGGTTCCAGGTCGCCGCCCAATATTTTCATGAGTGTCGATTTACCGCAGCCATTAGCGCCGATCAGGCCATAACGATTACCCTCACCAAACTTGACGGAGATATCTTCAAAAAGAGGTTTGGCACCAAACTGCATGGTGATATTGGCGGTGGTGAGCATAGCGTGTTCCTGAGTGTCTAAATATTGAACAGATAAAAGGGCGCTATTGTAGCGTATGTGGCAGATAAAAGGGGGCTGACCGATAGAGATTTTTTCAGGGGAGTTTCAAGTGCTTGTAAAAGTAGTAGGCTTCAGCGTTTCAGCCCCAAATAGTGTGCTATTTCATTAATATCAGGGCGACCCTCTTCATGGCCGAAAAAACAGATATTTTCCCGTAAGCCATCGGCGTTTATCCGGCCCACAATAAATTCGGCTTGGTGCTGTTTAGCCAGAGAGTAGAGGAAGTTAAGCGGTGCTTTCAAAGAGATTTTCTTGCCGGTCTCCAGGTTTAATCCCACCGACATATCATCACCACTTGGCGCGATCAGCGAAAGATGCTGGCATGCCATTTCGGTTAACCAGTTTGCAATCAATTCTGCCATGGGCTCCGCAATTTTGGCTAACTCATCGTGCTCCGCCAGAATATATATTTTCACTCGGCCTCACCCTTCACCAAGCGAATACCATTGGCCTCAATAACAATCAGATTTTTTTTGTAGAGATGGCCAATGGCGCGTTTAAAGCTTTTTTTGCTTTCACCCAGTACTTGCTTGATCTCACTAGCAGAGCTTTTATCGTGCAGGGGTAAAAAGCCACCCTCTTTGTGTAAGGTGGCAACAATACGTTCGGCCAGATCAGCTATTTTATCGCTACCGGTTCTGCTTAGGGTCACATCCAGCTTGCCATCATCCCGCACCCGCTTAATGTAACCCCGCATCCGTTTACCGTAACGCAGCTCCTGAAAAACATCCTCAAAGTGCACCAAGCCCCAGTAGCTATCATTCACAATGACCTTATGTCCTAGGTCACTGCTCTCCGCGATCAACAGGTTCACCTCATCACCCTCCATCAAGCGACAGCGCCACTTATCGAGAAATCGATCATACTTGGAGCTGGCAACAAGTCGCCCCTCGCCATCTTGCTTTAGATAGACAATATAGGACTTCCCCTTCTCCATTGGGCGACGCTGCTCGGGCTTGGGTACCAGCAGATCTTTATCCAGCCCCCAGTCGAGGAAGGCACCCACACGGTTAACATCAATTACTTTTAGGTAGGCGCAGCGCCCTAGCGTTGCTCTGGGGCGCTGGGTAGTGGCAATAATTTTATCTTCTGAATCGAAGTAGAGAAATACCGCCAGTTCATCGCCCACAGAACTCCCGCTCGGTACAAACTTATTAGGCAGTAAAATTTCACCCCACTCTCCCCCTTCTAGATAGAGACCAAACGGCACCTCTTTTACCACCCGAAGGGTATTAAACTGGCCAACTTCAATCATGGGATTGTTCACCCTCTTCAATCATTGCGGGGCTCTCTAGGCTTACACGCCCGA is a window of Gammaproteobacteria bacterium DNA encoding:
- a CDS encoding S1-like domain-containing RNA-binding protein, translated to MIEVGQFNTLRVVKEVPFGLYLEGGEWGEILLPNKFVPSGSSVGDELAVFLYFDSEDKIIATTQRPRATLGRCAYLKVIDVNRVGAFLDWGLDKDLLVPKPEQRRPMEKGKSYIVYLKQDGEGRLVASSKYDRFLDKWRCRLMEGDEVNLLIAESSDLGHKVIVNDSYWGLVHFEDVFQELRYGKRMRGYIKRVRDDGKLDVTLSRTGSDKIADLAERIVATLHKEGGFLPLHDKSSASEIKQVLGESKKSFKRAIGHLYKKNLIVIEANGIRLVKGEAE